The Desulfoscipio gibsoniae DSM 7213 genome contains a region encoding:
- a CDS encoding DUF1492 domain-containing protein, with the protein MKAKEYLSQAIRLDHRISSKLEQLENLKALAMRVTSNLTQEKVSGGRNIRGPFENTMAKIIDLEKEINQEVDQFIELKQEIMGTICRVEDVNCQLVLEKRYISGKSWGDISLELGYSRSGGF; encoded by the coding sequence ATGAAGGCTAAAGAATATTTATCCCAAGCCATCAGGCTTGACCACAGAATAAGCAGCAAGCTGGAGCAATTGGAGAACTTAAAGGCCCTGGCCATGCGGGTAACCTCAAACCTGACCCAGGAAAAGGTATCCGGTGGTAGAAATATCAGAGGTCCTTTTGAAAACACCATGGCTAAGATTATTGATTTGGAAAAAGAAATTAACCAGGAGGTTGACCAGTTTATAGAACTCAAACAGGAAATCATGGGCACCATTTGCCGGGTGGAAGATGTGAATTGCCAGTTGGTGCTGGAGAAAAGATATATCAGCGGCAAGTCCTGGGGGGATATCTCTTTGGAGCTTGGGTATAGCAGGAGCGGGGGTTTTTAG
- a CDS encoding ABC-three component system middle component 2, producing the protein MNNIFNTPFEISLRVLLMLETGLIQTADMIAAADFITVYGKDFEISDNDLHGDSAFKYSEFPLRRELVKKAVKQLVLTGLIDVASSQRGFLYSINQKGKDYCSRFTNHYAETYRYLAKRTQGYIAQKSERQIFEMINRNAFTWLQRGVNDV; encoded by the coding sequence ATGAATAATATATTTAACACCCCATTTGAGATCTCACTGCGTGTTTTATTAATGTTAGAAACCGGCTTAATCCAGACAGCTGATATGATAGCCGCAGCTGATTTTATAACGGTCTATGGTAAGGATTTTGAAATATCAGATAACGATCTTCATGGGGACAGTGCCTTCAAATACAGTGAATTCCCGCTCCGCCGTGAACTAGTTAAAAAAGCTGTTAAACAACTTGTCCTAACCGGCCTAATTGATGTAGCGTCTTCACAAAGGGGTTTTTTATATTCGATAAATCAAAAAGGAAAGGATTATTGTTCACGGTTTACAAATCATTATGCTGAAACATACCGCTATCTTGCTAAACGAACACAGGGCTACATAGCACAAAAATCGGAGCGGCAAATTTTTGAAATGATTAACCGTAACGCATTTACCTGGCTGCAAAGGGGTGTGAATGATGTCTAA
- a CDS encoding sigma factor-like helix-turn-helix DNA-binding protein → MIKKFQTQDAEITIEITEQGKAIYAVGKKKTTFDLSKCESFTYWSVMEREKFVVTEDMLTGADEIEPWVWLVISRGEDRLEYNNDQAETRSHQSYSSQNDKAKDLVSDEDALEEVLANLGREAVRKAIRSLEPKQQELIFDIYYRGLSKADVAKRDGVSKMAITNRMNKIINRLKKYLINL, encoded by the coding sequence ATGATAAAAAAATTTCAAACCCAAGATGCTGAGATCACCATTGAAATCACTGAGCAAGGAAAAGCGATTTATGCAGTAGGTAAAAAAAAGACCACATTTGATTTAAGCAAATGTGAATCCTTTACTTACTGGTCAGTTATGGAAAGGGAAAAGTTTGTCGTCACGGAGGACATGCTCACCGGTGCAGATGAGATTGAGCCCTGGGTGTGGCTTGTAATTAGCCGGGGAGAAGATCGGCTGGAATATAACAACGACCAGGCGGAAACCCGTAGCCATCAAAGTTATTCCAGCCAAAACGATAAAGCTAAAGATTTAGTTTCTGATGAGGATGCCCTCGAAGAAGTGCTGGCCAATTTGGGCAGGGAAGCCGTAAGAAAAGCTATTAGGTCGCTTGAACCCAAGCAGCAAGAGTTAATCTTTGACATATATTACCGGGGCCTTTCCAAGGCGGATGTAGCCAAACGTGATGGCGTTTCTAAAATGGCGATCACCAACCGAATGAACAAGATCATTAATCGGTTGAAAAAATATTTAATAAATCTATAA
- a CDS encoding DUF7768 domain-containing protein has protein sequence MKNIVFICSPFAGDVAGNIDRARRYGRFAVTKKVIPIIPHLMYPQFLDEDDPAERQLGIEMGLALLSHCREVWVFGSRVSSGMAAEIDQAKVLGIPVKYFTVDCKPVGGLTYGI, from the coding sequence TTGAAAAATATAGTTTTTATCTGCAGTCCCTTTGCCGGGGATGTGGCAGGAAACATAGATAGGGCCAGGCGCTACGGGCGGTTTGCGGTAACGAAAAAAGTGATACCTATTATCCCCCACCTGATGTATCCACAGTTCCTTGATGAGGATGACCCGGCGGAAAGACAACTGGGGATTGAAATGGGACTGGCACTATTGTCACATTGCCGGGAAGTGTGGGTGTTTGGGAGCCGGGTGTCATCGGGGATGGCGGCGGAGATAGATCAGGCCAAGGTGCTAGGGATTCCGGTTAAGTATTTTACGGTGGATTGTAAACCAGTGGGAGGGTTGACCTATGGGATTTGA
- a CDS encoding DUF669 domain-containing protein: MSSVFARFDKEFDLKGLKEDLKNVGTGDGHYREVPYGTYEVKIEKLELVESKTGKPMVTSWMRIIAGEYQNSILFMNQVVHTAFGIHMANEFLRSLDSGIDVTFENFTQYHNLILDIHEAIDGNYEYAVEYGETNKGFKTFKITEVFEAE, from the coding sequence ATGAGTAGTGTATTTGCAAGGTTCGACAAAGAGTTTGACCTGAAAGGTCTTAAAGAAGACCTGAAAAATGTGGGTACAGGCGATGGCCATTACCGGGAAGTTCCCTATGGCACCTATGAAGTGAAAATTGAAAAACTAGAATTGGTGGAATCCAAAACTGGCAAGCCTATGGTCACCAGTTGGATGCGCATTATTGCCGGAGAGTACCAAAATTCTATTTTATTCATGAATCAAGTCGTCCACACTGCCTTCGGAATTCATATGGCTAATGAATTTTTACGCTCCTTAGATTCTGGCATCGATGTTACTTTCGAGAATTTTACCCAGTATCACAACCTCATTTTGGACATCCATGAGGCCATTGACGGGAATTACGAGTATGCAGTGGAGTATGGGGAAACCAACAAAGGATTCAAAACCTTTAAAATTACTGAAGTTTTTGAGGCGGAGTAG
- a CDS encoding type II toxin-antitoxin system YafQ family toxin, producing the protein MLKIRYSSRFKKDYKAIVKRGYDVKLLEEVLNILVQEKPLPQKYLDHPLSGNYGGHRECHITPDWLLIYKIEKDILTLSLTRTGTHSDLF; encoded by the coding sequence ATGCTGAAAATTAGATACTCCAGCCGCTTTAAAAAGGACTACAAAGCTATTGTTAAACGGGGCTATGATGTAAAACTGCTGGAGGAAGTGTTAAATATTCTTGTCCAGGAGAAACCACTTCCTCAAAAATATCTTGACCACCCGCTTTCCGGTAATTACGGTGGTCACCGTGAATGCCACATTACTCCTGACTGGCTGCTTATATACAAAATTGAAAAGGATATCCTGACCCTATCTTTAACCAGGACGGGAACCCACAGCGATTTATTCTAA
- a CDS encoding BRO-N domain-containing protein: protein MMTVFKNKDFGEVRSILINQEPWFVGKDVAEILAYKEPHKAIARHVDEDDGMKHPISDNLGRVQETLLINESGLYALIISSRLPRAKAFKRWITSEVLPTLRRTGGYSMRPKGPSLSEIIRFLKLIRDVMVAQGCNERDIAVTVNNICQQFQIQLPTEFIRLSDLEVKFMQFLYRDELARQMSSGDAIAVFLGREISDISEERYQQLKTIYCDIEKN from the coding sequence ATGATGACAGTGTTTAAAAATAAAGATTTCGGTGAAGTAAGAAGTATTTTAATTAATCAAGAACCTTGGTTTGTTGGTAAAGATGTGGCGGAGATTTTGGCGTATAAGGAACCCCATAAAGCCATTGCCCGACATGTGGATGAGGATGACGGGATGAAACATCCCATCAGCGATAACTTAGGCAGGGTACAAGAAACACTGCTGATCAATGAAAGCGGCCTGTATGCTTTAATAATATCTTCAAGGCTCCCCAGGGCGAAAGCATTTAAAAGATGGATCACCTCCGAGGTGTTGCCAACCCTTAGAAGAACCGGCGGTTATTCTATGCGCCCCAAAGGGCCAAGCCTAAGTGAGATTATACGATTTCTAAAGCTGATAAGAGACGTGATGGTTGCCCAAGGATGTAATGAAAGAGATATTGCTGTAACGGTAAACAACATCTGCCAGCAATTTCAGATCCAGCTTCCCACAGAATTCATCCGGCTATCAGATCTGGAAGTGAAGTTTATGCAGTTTCTTTACAGGGATGAGCTTGCCAGGCAAATGAGTAGCGGTGATGCCATAGCGGTGTTTTTAGGTAGGGAAATCAGCGATATTAGCGAGGAAAGGTATCAACAGCTCAAAACCATTTACTGCGACATAGAAAAAAACTAA
- a CDS encoding DNA primase family protein, whose protein sequence is MVKGYIKTKGKKPIEPYRNKKSFYTYDYIRKTGGDFAGILADGMVQIDLDDEKEGKLVKQIVTETGLRSAILKTDRGIHFYFRNTEVKKKQVKLMTPIGVTVDVAVGEQNAPIPIKVNGKTRRWLNKIDAIEDIDFLPDWLQPLKKKHNLPDFSSLADGDGRNQALFNYILTLQAEGFGKEAIKGIIQIINQHVLKTPLGDKEVETILRDEAFLKQTFYIKSKFLHDRFAKYLKTEERIIKINNQLHIYRDGVYKNDALEIETAMIKHLPELNRAKRSETLTYLDLIAEDKEPASANYIGFNNGILDIDSMTMHDFSADIVLQNKIEYDYIPGVYDQIVDKTLDKICCQDNNLRKLLEELVGYLFFRRNELGKCFILTGGGSNGKSTFLDMIKNLLGNNNYSSLGIDELGVRFKTAELFHKLANVGDDISKKYMDDSAIFKKLVTGETVNAERKGKDPFEFNNYAKLLFSTNKLPRINDTSVGLMRRLVIIPFNAVFSDKDTDFDPFIKDKLLTKPAMEYLLKLGIEGLTRVLASGFTEAQAAKREKRDYEVVNNPVLAFVNEGLKIENEAIKDVYRKYGTWCYENGLKPLSHIEFGRELSKNGYQSEVKRIGGETVRIYVKAATDVTNGQNDL, encoded by the coding sequence ATGGTTAAGGGTTATATCAAAACCAAAGGTAAAAAACCCATAGAACCTTACCGCAATAAAAAATCATTTTACACCTATGACTATATCCGCAAAACGGGCGGCGACTTTGCTGGTATCCTGGCCGATGGCATGGTGCAAATAGATCTTGATGATGAAAAAGAAGGGAAACTTGTCAAACAGATTGTCACAGAAACCGGCCTTAGAAGCGCAATTCTTAAAACCGATCGGGGCATCCACTTTTACTTTAGGAACACCGAGGTCAAGAAAAAACAAGTGAAGCTGATGACTCCCATCGGCGTCACCGTAGATGTGGCCGTGGGCGAGCAAAATGCACCGATACCGATAAAAGTAAACGGAAAAACCCGGCGCTGGCTCAATAAAATCGATGCCATAGAAGATATCGATTTCCTCCCAGATTGGTTGCAGCCGCTGAAGAAAAAACACAATTTACCGGACTTTAGTTCCTTAGCCGATGGCGATGGCCGAAACCAGGCACTTTTTAACTATATCCTTACCCTCCAGGCCGAGGGTTTTGGCAAGGAAGCCATCAAAGGCATTATTCAGATTATAAACCAGCATGTGCTAAAAACCCCTCTGGGGGATAAGGAAGTGGAGACTATTTTAAGGGATGAAGCCTTTTTAAAGCAGACCTTTTATATAAAATCAAAATTCCTCCACGACCGGTTCGCCAAGTATCTAAAAACCGAGGAGCGGATTATTAAAATCAATAACCAGCTCCACATTTATCGAGACGGGGTTTACAAAAACGATGCCTTGGAAATAGAAACGGCCATGATTAAACACCTGCCGGAGCTGAATCGGGCTAAACGCTCGGAAACACTAACTTATTTAGACCTTATAGCGGAAGACAAGGAACCGGCTTCAGCAAATTATATTGGGTTTAACAACGGGATTTTAGATATTGACAGCATGACCATGCATGACTTTTCAGCGGACATCGTGCTGCAAAATAAAATTGAATATGATTACATTCCCGGTGTTTACGATCAAATAGTAGATAAAACCTTGGATAAAATTTGCTGCCAGGACAATAACTTGAGGAAGCTGTTGGAGGAACTAGTTGGCTATCTGTTCTTTAGAAGAAACGAACTGGGCAAATGTTTTATTCTTACCGGGGGCGGCAGCAATGGCAAATCCACATTCCTGGATATGATTAAAAACCTACTGGGAAATAACAATTATTCATCCCTGGGTATAGATGAACTTGGAGTGCGCTTTAAAACGGCGGAGTTGTTCCACAAACTTGCCAATGTTGGAGATGACATCAGCAAAAAGTATATGGACGATAGTGCTATTTTCAAGAAGTTGGTCACCGGCGAAACAGTTAACGCTGAGCGCAAAGGTAAAGACCCTTTTGAATTCAACAATTATGCCAAGCTGCTTTTTAGTACAAATAAATTGCCTAGGATCAACGATACTTCCGTAGGACTTATGCGCAGGCTGGTGATTATCCCCTTTAATGCGGTATTTAGCGACAAGGACACCGATTTTGATCCTTTTATCAAAGACAAGCTGCTAACAAAACCAGCCATGGAATATTTGCTGAAACTAGGGATAGAGGGTTTAACCCGTGTGTTGGCCAGTGGGTTTACCGAGGCTCAGGCGGCAAAAAGGGAGAAACGGGATTACGAAGTGGTGAATAACCCTGTTCTGGCTTTTGTTAATGAAGGATTAAAAATCGAAAATGAGGCAATAAAGGACGTTTATCGAAAATATGGGACTTGGTGTTATGAAAACGGCCTAAAACCTCTTAGCCACATAGAGTTTGGACGGGAGCTAAGTAAAAATGGCTACCAATCAGAGGTAAAAAGAATTGGCGGGGAGACCGTTCGGATTTATGTGAAGGCCGCTACAGATGTAACAAATGGGCAAAATGATTTGTAA
- a CDS encoding type II toxin-antitoxin system RelB/DinJ family antitoxin: protein MAGTTNINVRVDKELKRKAEAIFNELGLNMSTAMNMFLRYSVRYGGIPFDLRLDTPNEETRAAIDDVNNNRNMSKTFDSVDALMEDLNAEN from the coding sequence ATGGCCGGTACAACCAATATAAATGTTCGTGTCGATAAGGAATTAAAGCGTAAAGCTGAGGCTATCTTTAACGAGCTTGGCCTCAACATGTCCACTGCTATGAATATGTTTTTGCGTTACTCCGTTCGTTACGGCGGCATTCCTTTTGACCTTCGCCTTGACACACCCAATGAGGAAACACGGGCCGCAATTGATGATGTTAATAACAACCGCAATATGAGCAAAACCTTTGACAGCGTAGATGCCTTGATGGAGGATCTAAATGCTGAAAATTAG
- a CDS encoding VRR-NUC domain-containing protein produces MTEKQLQKKVIKYLNSLPNTWFFKVWGGGFQRSGIPDLICCINGLFVALELKGTGGKSTKLQELNINNINAAGGIGLILYPADFKEFKTLVKEVSNGCGLATAELNALKNAGTNSCSDTSET; encoded by the coding sequence GTGACTGAGAAACAGCTTCAAAAGAAAGTCATTAAATATTTAAATTCCCTGCCCAATACCTGGTTTTTTAAGGTGTGGGGTGGCGGGTTCCAGCGAAGCGGCATACCGGATTTAATTTGCTGTATTAACGGGTTGTTTGTGGCCCTTGAACTAAAGGGAACGGGCGGTAAATCTACCAAGCTCCAAGAGCTAAATATCAATAACATTAACGCTGCTGGTGGCATTGGCCTCATTTTATACCCCGCCGATTTTAAGGAATTTAAGACCCTTGTAAAGGAGGTGAGTAACGGATGCGGTTTAGCCACAGCAGAGTTGAATGCTTTGAAAAATGCCGGTACCAATTCATGCTCCGATACATCCGAAACTTAA
- a CDS encoding AAA family ATPase: MRFSHSRVECFEKCRYQFMLRYIRNLTTIFPPAADNPLIVGSALHLGLEKGPTAMEEYYYSQYPVINDFHINEMIKLTTLVEKANEVLQELTRGKVSIFEYEINFPEFIGYVDLIVHNGDGSADVYDFKYSNNIDHYLESKQLHLYKYYLEKQGFDVFKLGYVFIPKTQIRQKKTEDLYQFRKRLTETLAAMQVKVVEVNYDHSKVDGFFQRCHEIQNESIYERTPSRLCAWCEFQKYCEEEIDFMLLPKNEKRERKMDLNPDKWVYGDSYVGKSTFIERYEDLLMVNTDGNIDNLTSPVVRITDEVTYEGRLRKEKLAWEVFLAVIDELEKKDNTFKRVAIDLVEDLYEHSRLYIYKKLGIDHEQDAGFGKGWDMVRTEFLSAMKRLKNLGYQVIFISKELTSEITLKNGNKITTIKPNINDKVANVLAGIVDLTVRAFMDGDERYLQLEKKENVFGGGRFNFKVPVVKLDKDEFIKALRGAQEGIKTYSRAESAKEAAAGETTGNETKEDGATATAKGDTNGDETSEEETAATTTEETTAATDKPEKPAKRSRRSRKSGNQLTN, from the coding sequence ATGCGGTTTAGCCACAGCAGAGTTGAATGCTTTGAAAAATGCCGGTACCAATTCATGCTCCGATACATCCGAAACTTAACTACGATTTTCCCCCCGGCAGCGGATAATCCCTTAATAGTCGGTAGCGCTCTCCACTTGGGATTGGAAAAAGGACCAACTGCTATGGAGGAATATTACTACAGCCAATACCCGGTGATTAATGACTTTCACATCAACGAAATGATAAAACTGACCACCTTGGTGGAGAAAGCCAATGAAGTGCTGCAGGAGTTAACTCGGGGGAAAGTCAGCATATTCGAGTATGAGATAAACTTCCCGGAATTTATAGGTTATGTAGATTTAATAGTCCATAACGGTGATGGCAGTGCAGATGTTTATGATTTTAAGTACAGCAACAACATTGACCATTACCTAGAATCCAAGCAGTTACATTTGTACAAGTATTACCTGGAGAAACAAGGGTTTGACGTGTTCAAGCTGGGGTATGTTTTTATTCCTAAAACCCAAATCCGGCAAAAGAAAACCGAGGATTTATACCAGTTCAGGAAACGGCTAACGGAAACCCTGGCGGCCATGCAAGTAAAAGTGGTGGAAGTGAACTACGACCACTCCAAGGTGGATGGATTTTTCCAACGCTGCCATGAGATTCAAAACGAAAGCATTTATGAAAGAACACCGTCAAGGCTATGTGCCTGGTGCGAGTTTCAAAAATATTGCGAGGAGGAAATCGATTTTATGTTATTACCGAAAAATGAAAAGCGGGAAAGGAAGATGGATCTAAATCCGGATAAGTGGGTTTACGGCGATTCCTATGTAGGAAAGTCCACTTTCATCGAGCGCTATGAAGACCTGCTGATGGTAAACACGGACGGCAATATTGACAACCTAACCTCCCCGGTGGTCAGGATTACGGACGAGGTGACTTATGAGGGCAGGCTCCGAAAAGAAAAATTAGCCTGGGAAGTCTTTTTAGCAGTCATCGATGAACTGGAAAAGAAGGATAACACCTTCAAACGAGTGGCTATTGATTTGGTGGAGGATTTGTACGAACACAGCCGGTTGTACATTTATAAAAAACTAGGCATTGACCATGAACAGGACGCCGGGTTCGGCAAGGGTTGGGACATGGTGCGGACTGAATTTCTATCGGCTATGAAGCGCCTGAAGAACTTAGGCTACCAGGTAATCTTTATCTCCAAGGAACTGACCTCGGAGATTACCCTGAAAAACGGTAACAAAATCACCACCATCAAGCCAAACATCAACGACAAGGTGGCCAATGTACTAGCGGGAATCGTGGATTTGACAGTTCGGGCGTTTATGGATGGCGATGAAAGATATTTACAGCTGGAGAAAAAGGAAAATGTCTTTGGCGGTGGCCGGTTTAATTTCAAAGTGCCAGTTGTGAAATTGGATAAGGATGAATTTATTAAGGCATTAAGGGGCGCTCAGGAAGGCATCAAGACTTATTCCAGGGCGGAAAGCGCCAAGGAAGCAGCAGCAGGAGAAACAACCGGGAATGAAACCAAGGAAGATGGGGCTACGGCAACTGCTAAGGGAGATACCAACGGGGATGAAACTAGCGAGGAAGAAACGGCGGCTACCACTACGGAGGAAACCACTGCGGCGACCGATAAACCCGAAAAACCGGCTAAAAGGAGCAGGCGCTCTCGCAAGTCCGGTAACCAATTAACTAATTAA
- a CDS encoding ABC-three component system protein, with the protein MVGLCFGTYARAVQKVIKGSDSQVEVTELLLGLILDNVVITNQIGEPYVVTAKIANQLLGLNAQVHNKIKKAASSKLIIDAAHDYFEDVVIPAITPDLTSDLVHELTKLISQDTKIPQNKKKDFLALAEGEKLARFLSEVFLYAIKKPNKLTGDKQTNGGIPTIVDEVKALKAILSKSHGLRPPPLTPPEEIQKHELTYVTKLLAAYAEAEKLTDLSKELLDRYPRYKKDFERRRKDYYAAETVRRDARDIFGMTEPDQFETLKEETYNGIIDIYYNDFKHGFARMNGVMAHAAVIQVNKCWLCEPLKWVGASEKKGVCHILVNDGEIEGWVLRNE; encoded by the coding sequence GTGGTCGGGCTGTGTTTTGGTACATACGCTAGAGCTGTTCAAAAGGTAATCAAAGGTTCTGACAGCCAAGTGGAGGTAACGGAGCTCCTGCTGGGCCTAATTCTTGATAATGTTGTTATCACAAATCAAATAGGTGAACCATATGTGGTTACGGCTAAAATCGCCAATCAGTTATTAGGGCTTAATGCTCAAGTACATAATAAAATTAAAAAAGCGGCTAGCTCCAAATTAATCATTGACGCCGCCCACGATTACTTTGAAGACGTGGTCATACCTGCCATTACACCTGATTTAACCTCTGATCTGGTGCATGAACTTACTAAACTTATCTCCCAGGACACTAAGATTCCACAAAATAAAAAGAAAGATTTCTTGGCCCTTGCGGAGGGAGAAAAATTAGCTAGATTTCTTTCCGAGGTTTTTCTGTATGCAATAAAGAAGCCTAATAAACTAACGGGGGACAAGCAAACAAATGGCGGAATTCCAACCATTGTGGATGAAGTAAAGGCACTAAAGGCCATATTGAGTAAATCCCATGGTTTACGCCCTCCTCCCCTAACACCACCGGAAGAAATTCAAAAACATGAGTTGACCTATGTCACAAAATTGTTGGCAGCCTATGCAGAAGCCGAGAAATTAACTGATTTGTCAAAAGAATTACTTGACCGATATCCCAGATATAAAAAAGATTTTGAACGGCGAAGAAAAGATTACTATGCCGCTGAAACCGTAAGGAGAGATGCAAGGGATATTTTTGGTATGACGGAACCAGATCAATTTGAAACCTTAAAAGAAGAGACATACAATGGCATTATTGATATTTACTATAATGATTTTAAACACGGTTTTGCCCGGATGAATGGTGTAATGGCTCATGCAGCTGTTATCCAGGTTAACAAATGCTGGCTATGTGAGCCGCTAAAATGGGTCGGAGCCAGTGAGAAAAAAGGGGTCTGCCACATTCTGGTAAACGATGGCGAGATTGAAGGGTGGGTGTTAAGGAATGAATAA
- a CDS encoding DEAD/DEAH box helicase, which translates to MGLGKTFLGSEKLKQLNAPFNLIVCQKSKITDWAEHFKTYYDYEVIIFKNQPIEAIPPHSIIIINYDLVWRRKQLEELRDFSMLLDESQYIKNENSNRAKFILNLKPDNVILLSGTPTGGKYEELWSQLRLLGWGISKKLFYKQYTITEKLDVGGFYITVVTGYKNVDRLKDKLYQHGAIFMKTDEVVELPQQVEQIIKIPNTPQYRKFNQDRVITIDDEMLVGDTALAKLLYLRQLASIYNQHKQQALKDLLSSTHDRVIVFYNFKKEYQLIKRLAEELEKPASHINGDGTDLDNYDTKDNSVTLVQYQAGSTGVNLQKANRVIYYSLPLSAELWMQSKKRIHRIGQPRSCFYYYLITEKSVEEKILEALKQRRDFTLELFEKGVK; encoded by the coding sequence ATGGGACTTGGAAAAACATTTTTAGGTTCAGAGAAATTAAAGCAACTAAATGCACCCTTTAACCTCATAGTTTGCCAGAAGTCTAAAATCACGGACTGGGCTGAGCACTTTAAGACCTACTATGACTACGAAGTTATTATTTTCAAAAACCAGCCCATCGAAGCAATTCCACCACACAGCATCATCATAATTAATTACGATCTGGTGTGGCGGCGCAAGCAGTTAGAGGAATTAAGGGATTTTTCGATGTTACTAGATGAGAGCCAATATATCAAAAACGAAAATTCCAACCGGGCCAAGTTTATTCTTAACTTAAAACCAGACAATGTAATTTTATTATCCGGCACCCCCACCGGTGGAAAGTATGAGGAACTGTGGTCGCAGCTAAGGTTGTTGGGGTGGGGTATAAGCAAAAAGTTATTTTACAAACAGTACACCATCACTGAAAAACTTGATGTTGGCGGATTCTACATTACCGTGGTCACTGGCTACAAAAACGTTGACCGGCTAAAGGACAAACTTTACCAGCATGGGGCGATATTCATGAAAACTGATGAAGTGGTGGAACTACCGCAGCAGGTGGAGCAAATCATTAAAATCCCCAACACCCCCCAGTACAGGAAATTTAACCAAGACAGAGTGATTACCATTGATGACGAAATGCTGGTCGGCGATACCGCTCTTGCAAAATTGTTATATCTGCGGCAATTAGCATCGATTTACAACCAACATAAACAACAAGCTTTAAAGGATTTACTGTCTTCCACCCATGACCGGGTAATTGTATTTTACAACTTCAAGAAGGAATACCAGCTCATTAAAAGACTAGCTGAAGAACTGGAAAAACCGGCGTCCCATATTAACGGTGACGGTACAGATTTAGATAACTACGATACAAAGGACAACAGCGTCACTCTAGTCCAGTATCAGGCTGGATCGACCGGGGTCAATCTACAAAAGGCAAACCGGGTTATTTACTACAGCCTGCCGCTGTCAGCAGAGCTATGGATGCAATCAAAAAAACGCATTCACCGCATCGGCCAGCCTCGCAGTTGTTTCTACTACTACCTGATCACAGAGAAGTCTGTGGAAGAAAAAATACTGGAAGCCCTAAAGCAAAGGAGGGATTTTACCTTGGAGTTATTTGAAAAGGGGGTGAAGTAG
- a CDS encoding HNH endonuclease signature motif containing protein — protein MVDHVKPHKGNLNLFWDENNLQALCKNCHDSKTTKEGRWGDKNRVYSY, from the coding sequence ATAGTTGATCACGTAAAACCCCACAAAGGTAATCTGAATCTGTTTTGGGATGAGAACAATTTACAAGCTCTTTGTAAAAATTGTCATGACAGCAAGACCACAAAGGAAGGCCGCTGGGGTGATAAGAATAGGGTTTACAGTTATTAG